A section of the Amblyomma americanum isolate KBUSLIRL-KWMA chromosome 2, ASM5285725v1, whole genome shotgun sequence genome encodes:
- the LOC144118785 gene encoding uncharacterized protein LOC144118785 isoform X2: MAQKGLHTTRAAINHVYWFTVVFLISLLVSRTGSALVVIQPVVPVQPIRMGSINPLGTGSMGMPTVGVNTAGMSSVGQGYGGSIMPIGGSNLPVVSGVIVTDAAGMQKVATGTNAGPIVAIDKKLLDGIPSTINTPKPPPPPPPETSEDPPEEPDEPSPEESEGPPPEEGPEEPQEEPPEEPTEEEPPAERSDKALRLNYE, translated from the exons ATGGCTCAGAAA gGTTTACATACCACAAGAGCTGCGATCAACCATGTCTACTGGTTTACGGTAGTTTTCCTCATTTCTCTCCTAGTTTCCAGGACTG GTTCAGCTTTGGTAGTAATCCAGCCAGTCGTGCCTGTGCAACCCATACGCATGGGATCTATAAATCCCTTAGGCACGGGATCCATGGGCATGCCTACTGTAGGCGTTAATACAGCTGGCATGAGTTCTGTGGGTCAAGGATACGGCGGTTCCATCATGCCCATTGGTGGTTCCAACCTGCCGGTAGTTTCTGGAG tgatcgtgaccgaTGCCGCCGGCATGCAGAAAGTTGCGACCGGCACGAACGCAGGCCCCATAGTTGCTATTGATAAAAAGCTCCTGGATGGAATCCCCTCCACTATTAATACCCCCAAGCCGCCACCGCCACCACCTCCCGAAACGTCGGAGGACCCACCAGAGGAGCCAGACGAACCCTCCCCGGAGGAGTCAGAAGGACCACCACCGGAAGAAGGGCCAGAAGAACCGCAAGAAGAACCACCAGaagaaccaacagaagaggagcCACCGGCAGAGCGAAGCGACAAGGCTCTTCGACTTAACTATGAGTAG
- the LOC144118785 gene encoding uncharacterized protein LOC144118785 isoform X1 produces MAQKGLHTTRAAINHVYWFTVVFLISLLVSRTGSALVVIQPVVPVQPIRMGSINPLGTGSMGMPTVGVNTAGMSSVGQGYGGSIMPIGGSNLPVVSGAGIGSVGQGYGGSVMPIGGSNLQVASGVIVTDAAGMQKVATGTNAGPIVAIDKKLLDGIPSTINTPKPPPPPPPETSEDPPEEPDEPSPEESEGPPPEEGPEEPQEEPPEEPTEEEPPAERSDKALRLNYE; encoded by the exons ATGGCTCAGAAA gGTTTACATACCACAAGAGCTGCGATCAACCATGTCTACTGGTTTACGGTAGTTTTCCTCATTTCTCTCCTAGTTTCCAGGACTG GTTCAGCTTTGGTAGTAATCCAGCCAGTCGTGCCTGTGCAACCCATACGCATGGGATCTATAAATCCCTTAGGCACGGGATCCATGGGCATGCCTACTGTAGGCGTTAATACAGCTGGCATGAGTTCTGTGGGTCAAGGATACGGCGGTTCCATCATGCCCATTGGTGGTTCCAACCTGCCGGTAGTTTCTGGAG CTGGCATTGGTTCTGTGGGCCAAGGATACGGAGGTTCCGTCATGCCCATTGGTGGTTCCAACCTGCAGGTGGCTTCTGGAG tgatcgtgaccgaTGCCGCCGGCATGCAGAAAGTTGCGACCGGCACGAACGCAGGCCCCATAGTTGCTATTGATAAAAAGCTCCTGGATGGAATCCCCTCCACTATTAATACCCCCAAGCCGCCACCGCCACCACCTCCCGAAACGTCGGAGGACCCACCAGAGGAGCCAGACGAACCCTCCCCGGAGGAGTCAGAAGGACCACCACCGGAAGAAGGGCCAGAAGAACCGCAAGAAGAACCACCAGaagaaccaacagaagaggagcCACCGGCAGAGCGAAGCGACAAGGCTCTTCGACTTAACTATGAGTAG
- the LOC144118786 gene encoding uncharacterized protein LOC144118786 codes for MVNKALSKAGLMTSIVCKLALIFLACLPDARTAVVMLPTVIQSAQPTGIGSINPSGVASVPMPVAGYSPGIAAGMGPTVQAYGGSVMPASVPMAQQAAGVIITDAAGIQQASGGTNQGPIVAIDHRLLRGKSSATTPEPTAPAPPEEPAAPPDEPPAERSNEAPGTPSERKSAETDALNPASGVKRSKTDSS; via the exons ATGGTTAACAAA GCATTATCTAAGGCAGGATTGATGACAAGCATTGTCTGCAAGCTGGCGCTAATTTTCCTCGCCTGTTTACCTGATGCAAGAACAG CTGTAGTGATGCTGCCCACGGTGATCCAGTCGGCGCAACCCACGGGCATCGGAAGTATCAATCCTTCGGGTGTGGCATCCGTACCCATGCCTGTAGCCGGCTACAGTCCTGGTATAGCCGCTGGCATGGGACCCACAGTGCAAGCGTATGGAGGCTCCGTTATGCCCGCTAGCGTGCCCATGGCGCAGCAGGCTGCAGGGG TGATCATCACCGATGCCGCCGGCATACAGCAAGCTTCAGGCGGCACTAATCAAGGCCCTATAGTCGCTATTGACCATAGGCTCCTGCGTGGCAAAAGCTCCGCTACTACCCCCGAGCCGACTGCCCCAGCACCGCCCGAGGAGCCAGCGGCGCCGCCCGACGAGCCACCGGCAGAGCGAAGCAACGAGGCCCCTGGAACTCCATCTGAGAGGAAGAGCGCCGAAACCGACGCCCTCAATCCTGCCAGTGGCGTAAAAAGGTCCAAGACCGATTCGAGCTGA